GTTAGAGTTGCTTCGTTGAAATCTCAAATTGAAGCAGGGATAACTAAAAAAAGTGTAGATCAAAAAACACCCAAAGAACAGTTAATAGAAATTAGGAATCAATTATTACCCTATCTAGAAAAACAGCAAGAACACTATATATCAAAACTAAAGCCTAGTCTAAAAGAAAAGAAAGTCTTTTTATTAGATTATTCAGAGTTAAATGCACATGAAAAAGCTTGGTTAGAGAATTATTTCACGACTGCAATTTTTCCTATTCTTACACCATTAGCGGTTGACCCTGCACACCCATTTCCATTTGTAAGCAACCTTAGTCTTAATATTGCAGCAATAATTAAAGATCCCAAATCAGGCGAACATCAATTCTCACGCGTAAAAGTTCCACAAAAAACATTAGATAGATTCATCACTATTCCTAATGAAATAAGTCTTAGAGACCCTGAACTTGTATATAGCGCCGTTCCTATTGAACAAGTTGTGGCCAACAATTTAAATATGTTGTTCCCTGGAATGGAAATTAAAGAATATTCATTTTTTCGAGTGACGCGAGATGCAGACTTAGAACTTCGAGATCTTGAAGCTGATGATCTCATGATCGCACTTGAACAAGGTCTTAGAAAACGTCGTATGGGAGGAGAAATAGTTCGACTAGAAGTTGCCATTGATATGCCAATAAGGATTTTAGACTTACTAATCGAAGGTATGGCAGTCAAAACAAATGATCTTTATAAAGTTAAAGGGCTTTTAGGACTTGATGAATTGTCTAAATTAATAAATATCGAAAGGCCAGAATTATATGATCTTCAAGAATGTGGTCAAACTCATAAATCTCTTAAAAAGAGCCAAAGTAGTCTGCTGGAAGATCGATCAATAAAGAAAGAAGAGTTTAAAAGTATTTTCTCGATCATAAGAAAAAACGATATTCTTCTCCATCACCCATATGACTTATTTAAAAGCTCCGTAGAAGAATTTATTAATCAATCTGCAGATGATCCATTGGTCATGGGAATCAAAATGACTCTATATAGAGTCTCAAAAAACTCACCAATTATTGAAGCTTTAATCCGAGCTGCTGAAAATGGAAAACAAGTAATGGCTCTTGTTGAACTGAAAGCTCGTTTTGATGAAGACAATAATATTCAATGGGCTAAACAGCTAGAACAATCAGGGGTGCATGTCGTCTATGGCGTCATTGGGCTTAAAACTCATACCAAAATTGCATTGGTAATACGTAAAGAAAAAGAACGGTTACGAAGTTATTTTCATATTGGAACAGGTAACTACAACTCAAAAACATCAAAGCAATATACAGACCTAGGGCTACTGTCTATCCAACCGGAGATAGGACAGGATTTAATAGAACTCTTTAATTATTTAACTGGTTTTTCAAAACAACAGAGCTTTAGAAAACTATTAGTAGCACCCGTTTCACTAAGAAAAGGGATAGAAAAGCTAATAGAGAAGGAAATTGAAAATGCAAAAAATGGAAGAAAAGCAAAGATACAAGCCAAAATGAATTCCCTAGTAGATCCAACTATTATTAAATTGCTTTATAAAGCCTCTCAATCAGGAGTTAAGATAGAACTAATAGTGCGCGGAATGTGCTGTTTATTACCTAAAAAAGAAGGCCTAAGTGAGAATATTACTGTAACTAGTATTATTGGTAGATATCTTGAACATTCAAGAATTTTTTGGTTTTACAATGATAATGAACCCAAAGTATTTATTGGAAGTGCAGATTGGATGAGAAGAAACTTAGATCGACGAGTTGAGGCAGTAACTCCAATTGAAGAACCAAGTTTAAAGAAAAAAGTTGAACACATATTAAGAGTCTATTTAAATGACAATGTAGATGCTTGGGAAATGCAAGGTGATGGGAAGTTTATTCGTAAAGCTTGTGAAAAAGAAAAGCAATCTGCGCAAACAACATTGATGAATTTTTCTGATTAACAAAAAGTATTCAAGCAGATATTAACTAGATATTTAAGAGTAAATACTAAGTCTTAATACCTAATAAAGTGTCTTTTGCAACAACGTTAGGCTATCTAAATAAAAACATTTTATTTAATTCACTGTTATTTTCCATAACAGTGCTAAGTTCATTCTAAATATAAATATAGGAGGCCAGGGTGATGGGGATCCCTCTGGAATCTGTTAAAGGTGATTCTGCATCATCTTCAGAAAAACTAGTTCTGCCTAAAACTTCAAAAGGGTCTAGGCACAAAAATCCTAACAATGGTTCTGTTGGAAGAGGAAGGCCTCCTGGTCGTGTAGGAACTGATTCTATAGGTTTTTATCTGAGCAGTATTGGGAGAGTACCTCTACTTACTCCTGCAGAGGAGATTGAGCTTGCTCACCATGTCCAAAAAATGAAAGAATTACTGGATGTTCCGAAGGAAGATATCAACCCTCGTCAACGCCATCAAATTCGAATGGGTAAACGAGCAAGAGATCGCATGATGGCTGCAAATCTTCGCTTAGTAGTTAGTGTCGCGAAAAAATACCAAAACCAAGGTCTGGAGCTTCTTGATCTAGTACAAGAGGGGGCTATTGGTTTAGAACGAGCTGTTGACAAGTTTGACCCAGCAATGGGTTACAAATTTTCAACCTATGCATACTGGTGGATACGTCAAGGAATGACTAGAGCAATTGACAATAGTGCGCGTACAATTCGTCTTCCAATTCATATCAGCGAAAAACTCTCGAAAATGCGTCGCATAACAAGAGAATTATCTCATAGATTAGGGCGCCAACCTAATAGAGTTGAACTGGCTAGTGAGTTAGGCATGGAAACAAAAGATTTAGAAGAATTAATCTCACAAAGTGCTCCTTGTGCATCATTAGATTCCCATGCTCGAGGCGAAGAAGACAGGAGCACATTAGGCGAGTTGATACCAGATCCAAACTACAATGAGCCAATGGAAGGAATGGATAGAAATATGCAAAAAGAACATTTAAGTGGATGGCTTTCTCAACTTAATGAAAGAGAGCAAAAGATTATGCGCTTAAGATTTGGTCTCGATGGAGAAGAGCCTCTAACCCTCGCTGAAATAGGAAGGCAAATCAATGTATCTAGAGAACGTGTAAGACAATTAGAGTCAAAAGCGATTCTCAAATTAAGAGGAATGACTAACCATCAACAAGCTGCATAAACCATAATGTGAGAAACTTCTATTCTCTAATTATCATTGGAGGCTGGTTATTTATAGTTTTATCTTGTAGTTTTCTATCTAGTAAACTATTTCCAAAGCAAGAAGAGTTGAGTCGTAAAATTGTACATATAGGAAGTGGTCCAATAATTCCTTTAGCTTGGTGGTTAGATGTATCTAGTAATATCGCCATTGTAGTTGCTAGTATTATTACTATTTGTCTAGCAGTCAATTATCAGTTAAGATTATTCACATCAATTGAAAATATAGGAAGGCGAAGTTTTGGAACTATTTTATATGGGCTAAGCATAAGTTCGTTGCTAATTTTATTCTGGGAAAACTGTCCTTCTGCAGTCACTGCAGGTGTTCTTGTTATGGCATTCGGTGATGGATTAGCAGGTCTAATAGGTCCTAAAATAAAATCCCCTCATTGGTTTATTATGGGACAAAAAAAATCTGTAATAGGTACGCTAACTATTGGATCTATAAGTGCATTAATATTAGTAATTATTAATTACGCAACTGGATCTCATTTAGATTTGAACAATATTTGTCTAATTACATCGTTGGCAATCGCCCTTGAACAAATTAGTCCCCTAGGAATTGATAATCTTACAGTCCCATTAGTAGTTGCGATTAGCTGGCAATGGATGTTCTAAATAAAGTCAAAGAATGACTGCTGCTAATTCTTCAAGAAGCATCTCCGTAGTGTTTATATCAATACATGCATCTGTAATACTTTGACCATAAGTAAGTTTCGAGAGGTCTGTAGATAAGCTTTGATTTCCTTCTACCAAATGACTCTCTAACATTACTCCCATAATATTAGAAGAGCCTTTTTGAATTTGAAGGGCAACATCCCTTAAAACATCAACTTGGCGGCGATAATCTTTCTTAGAATTACCATGACTACAATCAATCATAACTCTATCTATTGAACCAGAGTCAGAAAGTTCCTTTGAAACCTTCCCAACTGAATCAACATCATAATTAGTACCACTACTTCCTCCTCTCAAGACAAGATGGCCATCTGGATTTCCTGTAGTACTAATAATAGAAGCAGAGCCCTGATGATTAATACCCAAAAAATGATGAGGCTTAGAGGCTGCTTTCATAGCATTAATAGCAATTGCAATAGTGCCATCTGTACCATTTTTATATCCTATTGGCATTGATAACCCTGAAGCCATTTCTCTATGAGTCTGACTTTCTGTAGTGCGCGCACCAATTGCAGTCCAACTAATTAAATCAGCAATATATTGAGGCACAACTGGATCTAATAATTCTGTTGCTGAAGGAATTTCTAAATGAGCAAGGTCTAACAAGAGAGATCTGGCTCGCCTTAAACCAGAATTAATATCATAAGAACCATCCAGATGAGGATCATTTATTAAACCCTTCCAACCTGTAGTTGTCCTAGGTTTTTCAAAATAAACCCTCATAACTATCTCAAGTTTGTCTTCAAAACGTTCTCTTAATGACTTGAGCCTAATGGCATAATCTTTAGCAGCAGCAATATCATGCACTGAACAAGGGCCTACAATCACTAATAATCGTGAGTCAATACCAGAAAGAATCTCTTGAATTCTTGTACGTGTTTTCGAAACAATTGCGGCTGACTGAAGATCTAAGGGCAAGTCACTATGAAGTGAGGCAGGAGGAAGTAATGGCCTAGTCTCAACAACATGAAGATCTGAAGTTTGATCACTTACGTCAAAATCTGTTGAAAAACTCATCAATCCTTCCTAAATCCTAAAGATGACCAGAAAACAATCGAAAAATAGACTAAGTATTTACATTTCTGCATCTATCTTCACTCAAAATTAGTTTAATGAAACCAGAATAAGTTAAATCTAGTCTATGAAAGATACAGCAGTCGAAAAAATGCTAAAAAATTATCATGAGCATGCTGCAGCAAGAGAAAGAAAAGGAATTCCTCCCTTGCCTTTAAATGAGCAACAAACTCATGAACTCACCCTATTACTAGAAAGCTATCAGGAAGAAAGCAACAAAGGCTTCTTATTAGATTTACTAAAAAATCGAATTCCTCCAGGAGTGGACAAGGCATCTTATGTAAAAGCAACTTGGCTGAACTCTGTTGCACAAAACAAAATCCATAGCGCTTTGGTTAATCCATTAGAAGCCACAAGACTGCTAGGAACAATGATGGGTGGCTACAATGTTGCAGCACTAATTGAATTACTCAGCAATAAAAACCAAGAAGTCGCTAGTGTTGCAGCGAAAAGTCTTAGTAATACACTTTTAGTTTATGATGCATTAAATGATATTATAGACCTGGCAGAGAGCAATGTTTTTGCTAAACAAATTGTTGAAAGTTGGGCAATGGGTGAATGGTTTACAAATAAACCAAAATTACCAAATGCAATAACTGTAACTGTTTTCAAAGTTGCTGGAGAAACCAATACAGATGATCTTTCGCCTGCTACTCATGCAACTACCAGACCTGATATCCCTCTTCATGCACTTGCAATGCTTGAAACAAAAGATCCTGATGGGATAGAGACTCTTAAGAGCCTAAAAGAAAAAAAATACCCTATTGCATATGTAGGAGATGTTGTTGGAACAGGCAGTTCTAGAAAATCTGCTATTAATTCTGTTCTTTGGCATATTGGTGAAGATATTCCTTATGTTCCCAATAAACGATCTGGTGGTGTAATTATTGGAGGCAAAATTGCACCTATATTTTTTAATACAGCAGAAGATTCTGGTGCATTACCTATTGAGTGTGATGTAAGCCAACTTAAAACGGGAGATATCATTACAATTCACCCATATCAAGGAAAAATTACAAGCCAAGGAACGAAAAATGACGACGAAAAAATTTTATCTACCTTTGAATTAAAACCATCAACCATTTTAGATGAAGTGCAAGCAGGCGGACGCATTCCTTTAATGATAGGAAGAGCCTTGACTGACAAAGTTAGAGAAAGACTGAATTTAAAACCTTCAACAATATTCATTCGCCCAGGAGAACCTCAAGCTTCATCATATGGATTTACACAAGCACAAAAAATTGTTGGAAAAGCTTGTGGTTTGCCTGGTATTCAACCAGGAACAAGTTGTGAACCGGTCATGACAACTGTGGGAAGCCAAGATACAACAGGCCCCATGACTAGAGACGAAATGAAAGAACTTGCATGTCTAGGATTCTCAGCAGACTTAGTGATGCAAAGCTTTTGTCATACAGCTGCTTATCCAAAACCAGTAGATATTGAAACTCAAGAAGAATTACCTGATTTCTTTGCCGAGCGAGGAGGGGTGGCCTTAAGACCTGGCGATGGAATAATTCATAGCTGGCTCAACAGAATGCTACTTCCGGACACAGTCGGTACAGGAGGAGATAGTCATACAAGATTCCCTCTCGGCATATCGTTCCCTGGTGGATCAGGCGTAGTTGCATTTGCTGCTGCTATTGGTGCAATGCCACTAGATATGCCTGAATCCGTATTGGTTCGCTTTAAAGGGTCTCTTCAACCAGGTATTACCTTAAGAGATGTTGTAAATGCAATTCCTCTCATAGCTATTGAGAAAAAATTATTAACTATATCAAAAGAAAATAAAATCAATATTTTTAATGGAAAAATCATGGAAATCGAAGGCTTGCCTGATCTCAAGCTTGAGCAAGCATTTGAATTAACTGATGCCAGTGCAGAACGATCATGCGCTGGTTGCTCAATTCAACTCTCAGAAAAAACAATCTCTGAATATCTTCAAAGTAATATTGCTCTTTTAACCAATATGATTGCTCGCGGATATAAAGATCCACGAACGTTAGGTAGACGTATTCAGAAAATGAAAAAGTGGTTACAGAAACCAGCTATTTTAAAAGCAGATTCTGATGCCAATTACTCATCAATAATTGAAATTAATCTAGATGAATTACAGGAACCTATCATTGCTTGTCCTAATGATCCTGATAACGTAAAACGTCTAAGTATAGAAGCTGATACTCCAATTGATGAAGTATTTATAGGCTCATGTATGACAAATATTGGACATTATCGAGCCGCAGCAAAGATCCTAGAAAACTCAGGGAAAACAAAAGCAAAATTATGGATATGTCCTCCAACTCGCATGGACGAAGAAATCCTAAAAAAGGAAGGTTATTACAAAATTTTTGAAGATGCAGGTTCTAGGTTGGAAATGCCTGGTTGTTCTCTATGTATGGGGAATCAAGCTCGAGTAGAAGAAAATGCAACAGTGTTCTCTACAAGTACAAGAAATTTTAATAATCGCTTAGGTAAAGGGGCCCAAGTATATTTAGGTAGCGCAGAATTAGCAGCTGTTTGTGCTTTGCTTGGTCGAATTCCAACCGTAGAAGAATATAAAAAGATAGCGGCGGAGAAAATTCATCCTTTATCAGATTCACTCTATAAATACTTAAATTTTAATGAAATAGATGGCTTTGAAAAAGATGGCCAAATCATTAGTAATGAAGCACAAAAAGAATTCCTGACTATTTCTTAATGAGAAACTTAAATGACTTAAGCCTAACAAGGCAACAAATAACCTCGGGATATAGTATTCGTCAGCTACTACGTCAACGATGGTTTGTTGTTGTTCTAGCTTTAATATTGACAGGCCTTGGTGCTGCCTTAACAGGAGTTCTCTTTAAAACAGGAATTCATGCACTAGATAATTGGAGATTAGACTTACTAAAAGTTCTTCCTCCATGGTTTATTTTACCGCTATTAGGTGGCGTAGGAGGGCTAATATCAGGAACAATAATTGCAAAATTTGCACCAGCTGCAGGAGGGTCGGGTGTAACCCAAATCATCAACTATCTACGCCATAAGGAAGTTCCAATGGGACTAAAAGTTGGAATAGGTAAATTAGTTGCAGGGATAATAGCTATAGGGAGTGGTTTCCCATTAGGTCCCGAAGGGCCAGCAGTACAAATGGGAGGATCAGTAGCATGGAAAATGGCACAATGGTTAAAAGCTCCGGTAGCCTTTAGAAGGGTAATTGTTGCTGCCGGTAGTGGTGCTGGTATCGCAGCAGTATTTAGTGCACCTATTGGAGGCTTTATCTATGCCATTGAAGAATTACTAAATTCCTCAAGACCTGTCATTCTCTTACTAGTAATAGTGACAACCTTTTGGGCAGACACCTGGGCCAATATATTGCAAGGTCAAGGTTTTAAGCTTGATGTTGATTTTCCACTGGAAATAAATCTACTTCCAATTGATTTCGCATATTTAATATTGTTAGGGATAGTAGTCGGTCTTTTAGCACAACTTTATTCTCACTATGTTTTATATATGCAACGTCTAGGCAATAACTGGTTTAAAAAAAAATTGATTTTACGTATGACTATTAGTGGCGCAATACTAGGAAGCATTTTTTCATTCTTACCAAATGAATTTCACCATGTAGGTGAACTAAAAAAATTAATTGTCTTAGGAGATGGGAATATTAGCTTAGCCATTGGAACATTCATTGTTCTGTTTTTTACAACAGGGCTAGCTGCAGCATCAGGTGCTCCTGGAGGATTATTTTTCCCTATGCTCACTCTTGGAGGTTGCATCGGTTCAGCTTGTGGAACTTGGGTGGAAATCTTAACAGGACATTTCCCCACAACTTATACTCTTGCGGGAATGGGTGCATTCGTTGCTGCATGTACACGAACACCCATTTCAGCAATGTTTCTCGCCTTTGCCCCAACTAAAAATTTATTAATACTCAAACCTATTTTATTAGCTTGTCTTACAAGTTTCTTAATTGCACGCTTTTTTAATGATAAATCTATCTATGAAAGACAAATTGAACTTGAAAATAATGAAAACCCTAAGGGGCAACTTTCACAATCCTTAACTACTACTCCCTAGAAAACTGAACAACGAAACTCTTCTATTTAAACCTAATCTTCCTAAGCCAAATGCACTTAGGACAATATTAGCTTTTCCTAATACCTATTCAGTAGGGATAACAAGTCTAGGCTTTCAAATTATTTGGGCAACCCTTGCACAAAGAAAAGATGTAGATGTTAGAAGATTATTTACGGATCAACAAGATAAACTACACCGCACAATTGATCTATTTGGAATTTCTCTAAGTTGGGAATTAGATGGACCTGTTTTACTAGATCTGTTAGAAAGAAACAAAATCCCCATTTGGAGCCGTGAACGGTCTGAACAAGACCCCATTGTCTTTGGTGGTGGACAAGTACTTACAGCCAACCCAGAACCATTCGCGCCATTTTTAGATGTCATCTTATTAGGTGATGGGGAAAACTTATTACCAAAATTCATAGAAAAACTAGATGAGCTTCAAGGAAGTTCAAGGAATACAAAATTAAAAATACTTTCCCAAACTCCAGGAATTTATGTGCCTATTCTGTATGAACCTAAGTATAACTCCAATAAAGAGTTAATAGAAATAGAAGCTATTTCCTCAGATATTCCAAAAGAAATTACTAAACAAACATGGAAACAAAATACACTAAGTCACTCAACTGTAATTACTCCAGAATCAGCTTGGCCTGGAATACATATGGTAGAGGTAGTTCGCAGCTGCCCTGAACTATGTCGATTCTGCCTAGCAAGTTATTTAAATCTACCATTTCGTAATTCCTCTCTTGATGCTGGGCTAATTCCAGCTATAGAAAAAGGATTCGCAATTACAAAAAGGATTGGTCTGTTAGGAGCATCAATAACTCAACATCCAGAATTTGAAGACTTATTGGATTGGTTAAATAAAGATTATTTTGATGGTATGAGACTCAGTTTAAGTTCTGTTAGAGCATCAACAGTTAATAAAAAAATGACTGAACTTTTAGCTCGCCGTAATGCTAAATCAATAACAATAGCAATTGAAAGTGGTAGTAAAAGAATAAGAGAGATGATTAATAAAAAACTTACTGAAGAGGAAATTTATTCTGCTGCGAGATATGCAAAAGAAGGAGGACTTTCAAGTCTCAAACTCTATGGAATGGTGGGCTTACCTACCGAAAGCGATGAGGATATTGAGGCTACTGCAGATCTTCTAATGAAAATCAAAAGGAAAACCTCAGGATTACGATTAGTGCTGGGTGTTAGTACATTCGTCCCTAAAGCTCATACTCCTTTTCAATGGTTTGGTGTACGTACAGAAGCTAAAAAACGATTAAAACTTCTAAGAAAAAGTTTACAGTCAAATGCCATAGAAATACGTACTGAAAGCTATAGTGGAAGTATTATTCAAGCTTTAATTTCTCGGGGAGATAGAAGATTAGCTCCAGTGATCGAATTAGTGCGAAGATCACAAAATAACATAGGAGGATGGAAAAAGGCTTACAAAGAAGTTCAGGAAAAAAATATAGGTTACAAGTCATCTAAACAGCTACCTCCTTGGGAAGAAATAGTACATACTAAATGGCAAAATGATCGCATTTTACCCTGGAGACATATCCAAGGTCCTCTAATTCTAGAGACACTAATCAAACATCAAGAAAGCGTTTAGAATCATTAGAAATTATCAAACAACGCAAACCTGCCAAAAACAGCCATCCCAAAAGATTAATACGGCTATCAAACATAGGCATATCTGATGCATGAAGAAAAACAAGAGTAAAGGAAGCAGACCACCAAGCTCTATCAAACAAATTATTATTATGTATTAGAAAACACTTTCTAAAAGAAACAATTAAAAGCACTAAGACAATCGAAACTAATGAAATCGCTACAGGCACACCATGAGCAACGGCCAATTCAAGAGGAAGGTTATGAGTATGACCATGCCAAATTCCTTGTCTTAACGGATAAAGAACTGAAAATGCAGCAGCTCCATATCCAAACCATGGCCTTTGAATGAGGAGAGTAATTGCCTCTCCCCATTGAAATAATCGTGTTGTCTCTAATGGTCTATCAGCCGAAAATTGCACATCTGCTAAACGTGACCATAATCCTCTCGGGACAATTTTTCTAGACCACATCTGCAATTCTAATGAAGCAAATGGAACTACAGATAAAAATACAGGTAATACACAAACACACAGCAAGGGAATAAGCCACAACCATGTTCCAGTACCTAAAATAAATGGGATAGATAAAAACATCGCGCCCCAAGCATTTCTAGAATCAGTCAAAATCAACGCAATCGCAATTAATAACACTAATAAGAAAGACAAACTCCGCTTTGAATAATTTGAAGATCTCTGCAATAAAAAAGCTAATGCAAGCGGCCAAACTAAAGCCAACCAAGAACCTGCGATATTTGCATAATTAAAAAGTCCAGACAAACGACCTGAGGGTTGACCACCTGGTGCAATAAACCAAATAATCAAACCATTCCAAATTTCCCAAGGGCCTTTTAATCCAAACCAAATCTGTCCTATTCCAGTAAAAATAACTGGTAATGTCCCTAATAACAATAGAAAAGCACTCCGTTTTCTCGAATGAGAAGTAATTAGATAGGGTTGAAATCCCCAAAAACACCAAAAGAATGGGATCCAATTAGCTAAGCCAACCCAAGCAAGCCAACCAGAATAAGCTCCAAAAGATCCCATTATCATCAACACTGAAATAAATATCCATCCCCAATTCCATTTATCTTTCAAAAAAGAATTTAATCTTTTATAATTTCCTAAATATAAAGATATGAGAAGAAATAAGGCCGATAAGAATACACTAGATGCTAAAAATAATAAACCTATTTGGAAACAAATCCAACCAAATAATGTTGTCTTTATAGGCCTAACCTCAGTAAACCAAGAAAAAAAGCTCATGCAAAAATAGCGGTGCGGCCTTCATAAACCATAACTTGTCTACGTAAATGCAATCTCAAAGCCCTAGCCAAAGCAAGGCGCTCTGTATCTCTACCCTTTCTAATTAAATCATTCACTTCATCGCGATGAGTTACATGCGCAATTGTCTGCTCTATAATTGGACCATCATCTAAATCTTTCGTTACATAATGAGCAGTTGCACCAATTAACTTAACACCCCTATCCCAAGCTCTATGGTATGGCTTAGCTCCTTTAAAAGCTGGTAAAAAAGAATGGTGAATATTAATTATATTGGGAAAGGAATCTAAAAAATTGCTGCTCAGTATCTGCATATACTTGGCTAAGACAATCAAATCTATATTATATTCTGATAATGTATCTAAAATAACTTGTTCTGAAATAGATTTATCTAGTTTATTTACAGGTATAAACTTATAGTCAACATTATATTGTTTACATGATTTTTGTAAATGATTATGATTTGATATAACTAAAGGGACATTCATTTTCAACTCTTGAGTATTTGATCGCCACAATAAATCTAATAAACAATGACTCTGCTTACTGACAAAAATCGCAACTCGTGGTAACTCATCTGAAAAATGCAACTCAGCCTTTCCTTCCAAAGAATTAGCCAAAGCAACAATTGCAACCTGAATAGCTTGTCTAGATAATTTAAATCCATTGAGATCCCATTCCAATCTACTCAAAAATAATCCCGCTCCTTCATCAGTATGATGATCTGCATGACGTATATTGCCATTATTGTTAGATATCCAAGTGGACAACTCACTAACCAAACCAGGACGATCAGGGCAAATGAGCTGCAAAATAACAGTTGTCTGAAGAGCGTTAGACATATCAAAGCATTATCTATTTATCAAATCTAATCTAAGTAAAATCGCCAACTTTTAAGAGAAATTAAAAACATGAATAAAAAAGAAATTGCTATAATTGGCGGAGGAATCATTGGAAGCACAACTGCTTTTTACTTGGCAAAGCTCGGTCACAATATAACTATTATTGATCCTGAACTAGATAGGCAAGAAAAAGATCTGAAATATAGAACAGGAA
This DNA window, taken from Prochlorococcus sp. MIT 0603, encodes the following:
- a CDS encoding B12-binding domain-containing radical SAM protein, with the translated sequence MLAFPNTYSVGITSLGFQIIWATLAQRKDVDVRRLFTDQQDKLHRTIDLFGISLSWELDGPVLLDLLERNKIPIWSRERSEQDPIVFGGGQVLTANPEPFAPFLDVILLGDGENLLPKFIEKLDELQGSSRNTKLKILSQTPGIYVPILYEPKYNSNKELIEIEAISSDIPKEITKQTWKQNTLSHSTVITPESAWPGIHMVEVVRSCPELCRFCLASYLNLPFRNSSLDAGLIPAIEKGFAITKRIGLLGASITQHPEFEDLLDWLNKDYFDGMRLSLSSVRASTVNKKMTELLARRNAKSITIAIESGSKRIREMINKKLTEEEIYSAARYAKEGGLSSLKLYGMVGLPTESDEDIEATADLLMKIKRKTSGLRLVLGVSTFVPKAHTPFQWFGVRTEAKKRLKLLRKSLQSNAIEIRTESYSGSIIQALISRGDRRLAPVIELVRRSQNNIGGWKKAYKEVQEKNIGYKSSKQLPPWEEIVHTKWQNDRILPWRHIQGPLILETLIKHQESV
- the purU gene encoding formyltetrahydrofolate deformylase — its product is MSNALQTTVILQLICPDRPGLVSELSTWISNNNGNIRHADHHTDEGAGLFLSRLEWDLNGFKLSRQAIQVAIVALANSLEGKAELHFSDELPRVAIFVSKQSHCLLDLLWRSNTQELKMNVPLVISNHNHLQKSCKQYNVDYKFIPVNKLDKSISEQVILDTLSEYNIDLIVLAKYMQILSSNFLDSFPNIINIHHSFLPAFKGAKPYHRAWDRGVKLIGATAHYVTKDLDDGPIIEQTIAHVTHRDEVNDLIRKGRDTERLALARALRLHLRRQVMVYEGRTAIFA
- a CDS encoding ClC family H(+)/Cl(-) exchange transporter; amino-acid sequence: MRNLNDLSLTRQQITSGYSIRQLLRQRWFVVVLALILTGLGAALTGVLFKTGIHALDNWRLDLLKVLPPWFILPLLGGVGGLISGTIIAKFAPAAGGSGVTQIINYLRHKEVPMGLKVGIGKLVAGIIAIGSGFPLGPEGPAVQMGGSVAWKMAQWLKAPVAFRRVIVAAGSGAGIAAVFSAPIGGFIYAIEELLNSSRPVILLLVIVTTFWADTWANILQGQGFKLDVDFPLEINLLPIDFAYLILLGIVVGLLAQLYSHYVLYMQRLGNNWFKKKLILRMTISGAILGSIFSFLPNEFHHVGELKKLIVLGDGNISLAIGTFIVLFFTTGLAAASGAPGGLFFPMLTLGGCIGSACGTWVEILTGHFPTTYTLAGMGAFVAACTRTPISAMFLAFAPTKNLLILKPILLACLTSFLIARFFNDKSIYERQIELENNENPKGQLSQSLTTTP
- a CDS encoding O-antigen ligase family protein produces the protein MSFFSWFTEVRPIKTTLFGWICFQIGLLFLASSVFLSALFLLISLYLGNYKRLNSFLKDKWNWGWIFISVLMIMGSFGAYSGWLAWVGLANWIPFFWCFWGFQPYLITSHSRKRSAFLLLLGTLPVIFTGIGQIWFGLKGPWEIWNGLIIWFIAPGGQPSGRLSGLFNYANIAGSWLALVWPLALAFLLQRSSNYSKRSLSFLLVLLIAIALILTDSRNAWGAMFLSIPFILGTGTWLWLIPLLCVCVLPVFLSVVPFASLELQMWSRKIVPRGLWSRLADVQFSADRPLETTRLFQWGEAITLLIQRPWFGYGAAAFSVLYPLRQGIWHGHTHNLPLELAVAHGVPVAISLVSIVLVLLIVSFRKCFLIHNNNLFDRAWWSASFTLVFLHASDMPMFDSRINLLGWLFLAGLRCLIISNDSKRFLDV